The Amaranthus tricolor cultivar Red isolate AtriRed21 chromosome 6, ASM2621246v1, whole genome shotgun sequence genome has a segment encoding these proteins:
- the LOC130815279 gene encoding probable metal-nicotianamine transporter YSL7 — MDDNREKSRQISEASPFQIEAAVTEDTNTSVEKLFESTEVPPWQKQVTVRAMVVSAVLSFLFTFIVMKLNLTTGIIPSLNVSAGLLGFFFLKTWTKLLEKGGWLKQPFTRQENTVIQTCVVASSGIAFSGGAASYVLGMSSRIAKQGDPGFLLDTKNPALGWMIGFLFIVSFLGLFSVVPLRKIMIVDFKLSYPSGTATALLINSFHTPKGAELAKKQVKVLGNFFSFSFLWAFYQWFFTGSGDGCGFANFPTFGLTAFNQMFYFDFSATYVGVGMICPYITNVSLLLGSILSWGIMWPLIAKQKGHWYDASLSDSSFHGLQGYKIFIAIAIILGDGLYNFFKVFGYTIIGIYKQYRTRNTGAILPSSERPIPEQIPESFDDQRRTQYFLKDNIPYWAAVAGYVIIAVIAIITLPHMFHNLRWYYILVMYIVAPILAFCNAYGCGLTDWSLASSYGKLAIFIIGGWAGASHGGIVVGLAACGAMMNIVSTAADLTQDFKTGYLTLSSPRSMFISQIAGTLMGCFMSPCVFWIFYKAFPGVGIPGTQYPAPYASIYRNIALLGVQGLNSLPKHCLKLCIIFFVAAMLINFVRDMVDIKYSRFIPIPMAMAIPFFIGGYFAIDMCLGSLILFLWQYKDRENADAYAPAVASGLICGDGLWGLPSSLLALTGARPPICMKFVPRNQG, encoded by the exons atggaCGATAACCGCGAAAAAAGCCGTCAAATATCAGAAGCATCGCCGTTTCAAATCGAAGCGGCGGTGACGGAAGATACAAATACGTCGGTGGAAAAATTGTTCGAGTCGACGGAAGTACCGCCATGGCAAAAGCAGGTGACGGTGAGAGCGATGGTAGTAAGCGCCGTTCTTAGCTTTTTATTCACCTTCATAGTTATGAAACTTAATCTTACCACGGGAATTATTCCGTCGCTTAATGTATCGGCCGGATTGTTAGGCTTTTTCTTCCTAAAAACTTGGACTAAGTTGCTCGAAAAGGGTGGTTGGCTTAAACAGCCTTTTACTCGTCAGGAAAATACTGTTATTCAGACTTGTGTCGTTGCTTCTTCCGGCATTGCTTTCTCCG GAGGAGCGGCAAGCTATGTTCTTGGGATGAGTAGCAGAATAGCAAAACAAGGAGACCCAGGGTTTTTGCTCGACACCAAGAACCCAGCTCTGGGTTGGATGATTGGTTTTCTCTTTATTGTTAGTTTTTTGGGACTCTTTTCAGTTGTTCCTCTTCGCAAG ATAATGATTGTTGACTTCAAATTAAGTTATCCAAGTGGGACCGCTACTGCCCTCCTCATCAACAGCTTCCACACCCCCAAGGGAGCTGAATTAGCCAA aaagCAGGTGAAGGTATTGggaaatttcttttcttttagcTTTTTGTGGGCTTTCTACCAATGGTTCTTTACAGGATCAGGCGATGGCTGTggctttgcaaatttccctactTTTGGTCTCACAGCCTTTAATCAAAT GTTTTACTTTGATTTCTCTGCTACATATGTGGGTGTTGGAATGATATGCCCTTATATCACAAACGTATCTTTACTTCTCGGGTCAATTTTATCATGGGGTATCATGTGGCCTCTTATAGCCAAACAGAAAGGTCACTGGTATGATGCTAGTCTTAGTGATTCCAGCTTTCATGGCCTGCAAGGTTACAAG ATTTTCATAGCCATAGCAATAATTCTAGGGGATGGATTGTACAATTTCTTCAAAGTGTTCGGTTACACAATAAttggtatatataaacaatatcgTACTCGAAACACTGGTGCAATTCTTCCTTCCAGCGAACGCCCAATACCTGAGCAAATCCCTGAATCATTCGATGATCAACGAAGAACCCAATATTTCCTCAAAGATAACATCCCATACTGGGCAGCAGTCGCAGGCTACGTAATCATCGCTGTTATTGCAATCATCACACTTCCGCATATGTTCCATAACCTAAGGTGGTACTACATCTTAGTAATGTACATTGTTGCACCAATCTTAGCCTTCTGCAATGCATATGGATGTGGTCTTACCGACTGGTCATTAGCCTCGTCTTATGGCAAACTAGCCATCTTCATAATCGGAGGTTGGGCTGGGGCTTCCCATGGTGGAATTGTTGTTGGGCTCGCAGCCTGCGGGGCTATGATGAACATAGTATCAACCGCAGCAGACCTAACACAAGATTTCAAAACAGGGTACTTAACCCTGTCTTCACCTCGGTCCATGTTCATTAGCCAGATAGCCGGTACTCTAATGGGTTGTTTCATGTCTCCCTGTGTATTTTGGATCTTCTATAAGGCTTTCCCAGGTGTTGGAATACCCGGTACTCAATATCCCGCTCCTTATGCATCCATTTATCGCAACATCGCCCTACTTGGAGTACAAGGGTTGAATTCGTTGCCTAAACATTGCTTAAAGTTGTGCATTATATTTTTCGTTGCTGCAATGCTGATTAATTTTGTTCGAGATATGGTCGATATTAAGTACTCAAGGTTTATACCAATACCAATGGCGATGGCAATACCGTTCTTTATAGGAGGTTATTTTGCAATTGATATGTGCCTTGGAAGCTTGATTTTGTTCTTGTGGCAGTATAAAGATAGGGAAAATGCGGATGCGTATGCACCTGCTGTTGCTTCTGGGTTGATTTGTGGTGATGGTTTGTGGGGTTTGCCAAGTTCTTTACTTGCTTTGACTGGTGCTCGTCCACCTATCTGCATGAAGTTCGTTCCTCGCAATCAAGGTTAA